From the Brevibacillus choshinensis genome, one window contains:
- the hemW gene encoding radical SAM family heme chaperone HemW has protein sequence MMPQSVYIHIPFCTNKCFYCDFNSFVTNNPQLVWDYLEALKKEMERTFASQPPERVKTIFVGGGTPTFLDHAQMRMFLETVRDNLAQYWTPDIEFTMEANPGTTDEEKLRIMRELGVNRLSFGVQSFDNALLKRLGRIHDTDDVYRSIENARNVGFENITIDLMFGLPDQTMDIFRETLQKAFALGTTHFSAYSLKVEENTLFHTLYQKDQLPLPSEDTELAMYMLLIEEMEKHGFQQYEISNFAKKGFESKHNKTYWLNDEYYGLGAGAHGYVGGERHVNAGPLAVYMQMSKEGQPRVEQFAVPREDAMEEQMILGLRLREGVDTAKFTERFGVSVHEVFGNIIKEELAKGMLEEQEGHLRLTKKGLPLGNEVFARFLR, from the coding sequence ATGATGCCACAATCGGTTTACATCCACATTCCCTTTTGCACAAATAAATGCTTTTATTGTGACTTCAACTCGTTTGTGACGAACAATCCACAGCTGGTATGGGATTATCTCGAGGCATTGAAAAAGGAAATGGAACGGACCTTCGCGAGCCAACCACCAGAGCGTGTCAAGACGATCTTTGTGGGCGGGGGCACACCGACGTTCCTGGATCATGCACAAATGCGGATGTTTTTGGAGACCGTGCGGGACAACCTCGCACAGTACTGGACGCCGGATATCGAGTTTACGATGGAAGCGAATCCGGGTACGACTGATGAAGAGAAGCTTCGCATCATGCGAGAACTCGGTGTGAATCGACTAAGCTTTGGGGTGCAGTCCTTTGACAATGCCCTGCTGAAGAGGCTCGGACGGATTCATGATACGGATGATGTCTACCGTAGCATCGAGAATGCGCGGAATGTCGGCTTTGAAAACATCACGATCGACCTGATGTTCGGCTTGCCAGATCAAACGATGGATATATTCCGTGAGACACTTCAAAAGGCATTCGCTTTGGGAACGACTCATTTTTCCGCTTACAGTTTGAAAGTAGAAGAAAATACGCTCTTCCATACCCTGTATCAAAAAGATCAGCTCCCGTTACCTTCTGAGGACACTGAGCTTGCGATGTACATGCTTTTGATCGAGGAAATGGAGAAGCACGGCTTCCAGCAGTATGAGATCAGCAATTTCGCAAAAAAGGGTTTTGAAAGCAAACATAATAAAACCTATTGGCTCAATGACGAATACTATGGTTTGGGTGCAGGTGCCCACGGCTATGTGGGTGGAGAAAGACATGTAAATGCTGGCCCGCTTGCTGTCTATATGCAAATGAGCAAGGAAGGTCAACCAAGGGTCGAGCAGTTCGCCGTTCCGCGCGAGGATGCGATGGAAGAACAGATGATCCTTGGCCTGCGATTGCGAGAAGGAGTAGATACGGCGAAGTTCACTGAGCGATTTGGCGTATCCGTACATGAAGTCTTTGGGAACATAATAAAAGAAGAGTTGGCTAAAGGGATGCTGGAAGAGCAGGAAGGGCATCTCCGTTTGACCAAGAAAGGTCTTCCGCTTGGCAACGAAGTCTTTGCTCGGTTTTTGCGCTAG
- the hrcA gene encoding heat-inducible transcriptional repressor HrcA, which yields MLSDRQQLILNAIVDNYIHSAEPVGSRTISKREDIGFSSATIRNEMSDLEELGFLEQPHTSAGRVPSTKGYRFYVDNLIQPHLLDEGELGKLKQLFAERILQAEQVVEYTAQILSQLTNYTAVVLGPEIFEHRLKHIQIVPLNDKEAVAIVVTHTGRVENKMIALPDGIGATEIERLVNLLNSKLSDVPLWQLRQRLYHEISGEMRRHAEQYEEMLNLLDQSLIQQEEDRVYLRGATKILNQPEFRDVDKVKDILELLERNDQLLHLFGMPADGLTVRIGQENQLDAIKQCSIITTSYSLGGKPVGMVGILGPTRMEYGRVITVLNYLAEGLSRMLTSQFEK from the coding sequence ATGTTATCTGACCGTCAACAATTGATCTTGAATGCGATTGTCGATAATTACATTCATTCTGCCGAACCTGTTGGCTCCCGCACCATTTCCAAACGGGAAGACATCGGTTTTTCATCAGCGACCATACGCAACGAGATGTCCGACTTGGAGGAGTTGGGGTTTCTCGAACAGCCTCATACTTCGGCGGGACGCGTTCCTTCTACCAAAGGATATCGTTTTTACGTCGACAATCTGATTCAACCACACCTTTTGGATGAAGGCGAATTGGGTAAACTGAAACAGTTGTTTGCCGAGCGTATTCTACAAGCTGAACAAGTGGTAGAGTACACCGCTCAGATACTCTCCCAGTTGACGAATTATACAGCAGTCGTCTTGGGACCAGAGATATTTGAGCATCGGTTAAAACATATACAAATCGTTCCTCTTAACGACAAGGAGGCAGTGGCCATCGTGGTCACCCATACCGGTCGCGTGGAAAACAAGATGATTGCTTTGCCAGATGGCATAGGAGCAACAGAGATCGAGCGTCTCGTAAACCTGCTCAACAGCAAGCTTTCCGACGTGCCGTTATGGCAATTACGCCAGCGCTTGTATCATGAGATTTCGGGAGAGATGCGCCGTCATGCGGAGCAATATGAGGAAATGCTGAACCTCCTCGATCAATCCCTGATCCAGCAAGAAGAGGATCGAGTGTATTTACGCGGTGCGACCAAGATTCTGAATCAGCCGGAGTTCCGTGATGTCGATAAGGTAAAGGATATATTGGAGCTCTTGGAGCGCAATGATCAGCTTCTTCATCTATTTGGCATGCCAGCAGATGGACTCACGGTGCGCATCGGTCAGGAAAACCAGCTAGACGCGATTAAGCAATGCAGTATCATTACTACCTCTTATTCTCTTGGAGGCAAGCCTGTAGGGATGGTAGGGATACTTGGCCCGACCCGAATGGAATACGGTAGAGTCATTACCGTTCTTAACTATTTGGCAGAAGGCTTATCGCGCATGCTGACTTCGCAGTTTGAGAAATAA
- the grpE gene encoding nucleotide exchange factor GrpE translates to MSEEKLTQDPNAEEEQTEAADQQSSADVNWEQEAGHWKAQAEDHQNKMLRAMADMDNLRRRVRKEQEDLAKYASQKVVEELLPILDNFERALAADKEAMTLESLLTGVDMVYRQMVQVFDKEGLAAIQAKGQPFDPHVHQAVMQTQDPEFDSGVVVEELQKGYMFKDRVVRPAMVKVNE, encoded by the coding sequence TTGAGCGAAGAAAAATTGACGCAAGACCCGAATGCTGAAGAGGAGCAAACAGAAGCAGCAGATCAGCAGAGCTCCGCAGATGTGAACTGGGAACAGGAGGCTGGCCATTGGAAGGCCCAGGCAGAAGACCATCAAAACAAGATGCTTCGTGCCATGGCAGACATGGATAACCTCAGAAGACGTGTTCGCAAGGAACAGGAAGACTTGGCTAAATACGCTTCCCAAAAAGTAGTGGAAGAGCTGCTGCCGATCCTGGACAACTTTGAGCGCGCACTCGCGGCTGACAAGGAAGCGATGACGCTGGAATCCTTGTTGACCGGTGTAGACATGGTATATCGCCAAATGGTGCAAGTCTTTGATAAAGAAGGCTTGGCTGCGATCCAGGCAAAAGGTCAACCTTTTGATCCCCATGTTCACCAAGCAGTGATGCAAACACAAGATCCGGAGTTTGATTCCGGAGTAGTAGTGGAAGAGCTGCAAAAAGGCTACATGTTTAAAGATCGCGTCGTTCGTCCGGCGATGGTCAAAGTAAACGAGTAA
- the dnaK gene encoding molecular chaperone DnaK, whose translation MSRVIGIDLGTTNSCVAVMEGGEPVVIANPEGNRTTPSVVAFKNGEKIVGEAAKRQAITNPDNTVISIKRHMGTAHKETLEGNEYTPQQISAMILQKLKSDAEAYLGEAVTQAVITVPAYFNDSQRQATKDAGKIAGLEVLRIVNEPTAAALAYGMEKSEDQTVLVFDLGGGTFDVSILELSEGFFEVKATSGDNKLGGDDFDQVVMDYLVSEFKKEHGIDLSKDRMAQQRLKDAAEKAKKDLSGVLTTTISLPFITADATGPKHLEMNMTRAKFEELSATLVERTMGPTRQALNDAGLTPNELDKVILVGGSTRIPAVQEAIKKFTGKEPHKGVNPDEVVALGAAVQAGVLTGDVKDVVLLDVTPLSLGIETLGGVFTKLIDRNTTIPTSKSQVFSTAADNQPGVEIHVLQGERQMAADNKTLGRFNLNDIPPAPRGVPQIEVSFDIDANGIVNVRAKDLGTGKEQRITITSNSGLSDDDIERMVKEAELNAEADKQRKEQVEIRNEADQLVFTTEKTLKEVEGKVDQAEIDRANAAKDKVKKALEGGNIDEIKSAKDELSEIVQQISVKLYEQAAQAAQGAQGGAEGGQEPKKDNVVDADYEVVDDKK comes from the coding sequence ATGAGTCGCGTAATCGGAATTGACTTGGGAACCACCAACTCTTGTGTGGCAGTAATGGAAGGCGGAGAGCCAGTCGTTATCGCCAATCCAGAAGGAAACCGCACCACTCCATCTGTAGTCGCTTTTAAAAATGGAGAAAAGATCGTAGGGGAAGCAGCAAAACGCCAAGCGATCACCAACCCGGATAACACCGTAATTTCCATCAAGCGCCACATGGGTACTGCTCATAAAGAAACCCTCGAAGGCAATGAGTATACCCCTCAACAGATTTCTGCGATGATCTTGCAAAAACTGAAATCGGACGCGGAAGCCTATCTGGGTGAAGCTGTGACGCAGGCAGTTATTACGGTTCCTGCATACTTCAACGACAGCCAACGTCAAGCAACCAAAGATGCTGGTAAAATCGCAGGTCTAGAAGTTTTGCGTATCGTCAATGAACCAACTGCGGCAGCGCTCGCATACGGTATGGAAAAGTCGGAAGATCAAACCGTTCTCGTATTCGACTTGGGTGGCGGTACCTTTGACGTATCCATCCTGGAACTGTCTGAAGGTTTCTTTGAAGTAAAAGCGACCTCCGGTGACAACAAACTGGGTGGGGACGACTTCGACCAAGTAGTGATGGACTATCTGGTGAGCGAGTTCAAAAAAGAACACGGCATCGACCTGTCCAAAGACCGCATGGCTCAACAACGTTTGAAAGATGCGGCTGAAAAAGCGAAAAAAGACCTTTCCGGTGTACTGACCACCACCATCTCGCTGCCATTTATCACAGCAGATGCAACTGGACCAAAACACTTGGAGATGAACATGACTCGTGCGAAATTCGAAGAGCTGTCTGCCACTCTCGTAGAGCGCACGATGGGCCCAACTCGCCAAGCGCTCAATGATGCAGGACTCACTCCAAACGAACTCGATAAAGTAATCCTCGTCGGTGGTTCCACTCGAATCCCGGCTGTACAAGAAGCGATCAAAAAGTTCACAGGCAAAGAACCGCATAAAGGCGTAAACCCTGACGAAGTAGTAGCATTGGGTGCAGCTGTACAGGCGGGCGTACTCACTGGTGATGTGAAAGACGTTGTATTGCTCGACGTAACGCCACTCTCCCTGGGTATCGAAACCTTGGGTGGCGTATTCACCAAGCTGATCGATCGCAATACGACGATCCCAACAAGCAAATCCCAAGTGTTCTCGACAGCTGCTGACAACCAACCAGGCGTGGAAATTCACGTACTGCAAGGGGAGCGTCAAATGGCTGCGGACAACAAAACGCTGGGCCGCTTTAACCTGAACGATATCCCGCCAGCACCACGCGGTGTTCCACAAATCGAAGTTTCCTTCGACATTGATGCGAACGGTATCGTAAACGTGCGTGCGAAAGATCTGGGTACTGGTAAAGAGCAACGCATCACTATCACATCGAACTCCGGTCTTTCCGATGATGATATCGAGCGCATGGTAAAAGAAGCGGAGCTGAATGCAGAAGCTGACAAGCAACGCAAAGAGCAAGTTGAAATCCGCAACGAAGCTGACCAGCTCGTGTTCACAACCGAGAAAACGTTGAAAGAAGTAGAGGGCAAAGTGGATCAAGCGGAGATCGACCGTGCGAACGCTGCGAAAGATAAAGTGAAAAAAGCACTCGAAGGTGGCAACATCGACGAGATCAAGTCCGCAAAAGACGAACTGTCCGAGATCGTTCAACAAATTTCTGTGAAGCTGTATGAGCAAGCGGCTCAAGCTGCGCAAGGTGCACAGGGCGGAGCAGAAGGCGGTCAAGAACCGAAGAAGGACAATGTGGTAGATGCAGACTATGAAGTGGTAGACGATAAAAAGTAA
- the dnaJ gene encoding molecular chaperone DnaJ — protein sequence MKRDFYEVLGVGKEADADEIKKAYRKLARQYHPDVNKAADAEEKFKEVKEAYDVLSEPQKRAQYDRFGHQDPNQGFGGGGFDGSGMGGFGDIFDMFFGGGGRRANPNAPRKGSDLQFGLSIDFTEAVFGKETDVEIPKEAECDTCHGSGAKPGTGVETCRTCSGTGQQEVAANTPFGRIVNRRVCTTCEGKGKVYKEKCVSCKGSGRVKVRRKIHLNIPAGVDDGAQLRVTGEGEPGVNGGPPGDLYVVLRVKNHEFFEREGNDIYCEVPLTYAQAALGDEIEVPTVDGRVKLKIPSGTQTETFFRLRGKGVPHLRGNGRGDQHVKVRVITPTKLSDKQRELLRELAELSGEKPGQHGGEDEGFFEKMKRAFRGE from the coding sequence ATGAAACGCGATTTCTATGAGGTATTGGGAGTCGGCAAGGAAGCGGATGCGGATGAGATCAAGAAAGCATACCGCAAGCTGGCGCGCCAGTACCATCCGGATGTAAATAAAGCCGCTGACGCGGAAGAGAAGTTCAAGGAAGTAAAAGAAGCGTACGATGTTTTGTCTGAGCCGCAAAAGCGTGCACAGTACGATCGTTTCGGACATCAAGATCCAAACCAGGGATTTGGTGGCGGTGGTTTTGATGGTTCTGGAATGGGCGGATTCGGTGACATCTTTGATATGTTTTTCGGCGGTGGTGGCAGAAGGGCGAATCCGAATGCGCCGCGTAAAGGCTCCGACCTGCAATTTGGCTTGAGCATTGATTTTACAGAGGCTGTCTTTGGGAAAGAAACCGATGTGGAAATTCCCAAGGAAGCAGAGTGCGATACATGCCATGGCTCAGGCGCAAAACCTGGAACAGGAGTAGAAACGTGTAGGACTTGTAGCGGTACCGGACAACAAGAAGTGGCGGCGAATACGCCATTTGGACGGATTGTGAACCGACGCGTTTGTACGACGTGTGAAGGAAAAGGGAAAGTCTACAAGGAAAAATGCGTGTCCTGCAAAGGCAGCGGACGTGTCAAAGTGCGCCGTAAAATTCATCTCAACATCCCTGCTGGTGTGGATGACGGAGCACAACTTCGCGTAACGGGTGAAGGCGAACCAGGTGTAAACGGTGGCCCTCCTGGCGATCTGTACGTTGTATTGCGTGTGAAGAACCACGAGTTTTTCGAGCGCGAAGGAAATGATATCTACTGTGAGGTACCGCTGACGTATGCTCAGGCTGCGCTGGGCGATGAGATCGAAGTGCCAACGGTAGACGGTCGTGTAAAGCTGAAGATTCCTTCAGGGACACAGACCGAAACGTTTTTCCGTCTGCGGGGGAAAGGTGTCCCTCATCTGCGAGGAAATGGACGCGGCGATCAGCACGTCAAAGTGCGCGTGATTACCCCGACCAAGCTGAGCGACAAGCAACGAGAGCTGTTGCGAGAGCTGGCTGAATTGTCGGGTGAAAAGCCAGGGCAGCACGGCGGCGAAGACGAAGGTTTTTTTGAAAAAATGAAACGGGCATTCCGCGGCGAATAA
- the prmA gene encoding 50S ribosomal protein L11 methyltransferase — MKWSEISIHTTAEATEAVSSILYEMGANGVVIEDPEVLYREWDTPFGEIYQLSPDDFPAEGVFVKAYLPVDSSELFDVVEELKEQLTQLTEYGLDIGNANIAVNDVHEDEWAHAWKKYYKPVHVTDRMTIKPVWEEYDPRHADEVIIEMDPGMAFGTGTHPTTILCLRAVEKYVDQGDRLYDVGTGTAILSIAAIKLGAEHVLAMDLDEVAVRSAQANTELNGVHESITVRQNNLLDGVEEPVDIVVANILAEVIVRFTDDVYRVLKPEGVFIASGIIQAREADVKKALTDSGLVVVETIMIDDWVAIVSKKR, encoded by the coding sequence ATGAAATGGTCAGAAATCAGTATCCATACAACAGCGGAGGCTACGGAGGCGGTTTCCAGCATTCTGTATGAAATGGGCGCAAACGGTGTCGTAATCGAGGACCCAGAGGTGCTATATCGCGAGTGGGATACACCGTTTGGTGAAATCTACCAGCTCTCTCCGGATGATTTTCCGGCCGAGGGCGTATTCGTCAAAGCATACTTGCCGGTTGACAGTAGTGAGTTGTTTGATGTGGTAGAAGAATTGAAAGAACAGCTGACACAGTTGACTGAGTACGGTTTGGACATCGGAAATGCGAACATTGCCGTAAACGATGTGCACGAAGACGAGTGGGCCCACGCCTGGAAAAAGTACTACAAGCCTGTGCATGTAACAGATCGGATGACGATCAAGCCTGTATGGGAAGAGTACGATCCTAGACATGCTGACGAAGTCATCATCGAGATGGACCCGGGAATGGCGTTTGGTACAGGAACGCACCCGACGACGATTTTGTGTCTGCGTGCAGTGGAAAAGTACGTGGATCAAGGGGACCGTTTGTATGACGTTGGGACAGGCACAGCGATCTTGAGTATTGCCGCAATCAAGCTCGGTGCGGAGCACGTGCTGGCGATGGACCTGGACGAAGTAGCTGTTCGTTCTGCTCAGGCCAACACCGAACTAAACGGCGTTCACGAGAGCATTACAGTGAGACAAAACAATTTGCTGGATGGCGTAGAAGAACCGGTAGATATTGTGGTAGCGAACATTTTGGCTGAGGTAATCGTGCGCTTTACCGACGACGTTTACCGTGTGCTCAAACCAGAAGGTGTCTTCATTGCATCAGGGATCATTCAGGCACGTGAGGCTGACGTGAAAAAGGCGTTGACAGATTCCGGCCTCGTCGTAGTGGAAACGATTATGATCGACGACTGGGTAGCAATTGTGTCAAAAAAAAGATAG
- a CDS encoding 16S rRNA (uracil(1498)-N(3))-methyltransferase: MQRYFVEPDHFTEHEVTIVGDDVHHIVNVMRAREGEEIFVSDGTGRSAVAKLVSLSAKEVRATVLELLAEQRELPIRVTIGQGLPKGEKMEWILQKGTELGAYSFFPFSSERTIVKLDAKKEAKKLERWRKIVKEAAEQSHRDVLPQLLSPVSFREALEAGKQYTRCAIAYEKEGGTTMHQVLTEMTADDSLLVLIGPEGGFSPDEVAQAEAKGFLSVSLGPRILRTETASQFVLACASYQFERMTPSPR; the protein is encoded by the coding sequence ATGCAACGATATTTTGTCGAGCCAGATCACTTTACTGAACATGAGGTAACGATTGTCGGAGACGACGTCCACCATATCGTAAACGTGATGCGGGCAAGAGAAGGCGAAGAAATATTCGTCTCTGACGGAACAGGTAGGTCTGCCGTGGCCAAGCTTGTCTCACTGTCTGCAAAAGAAGTGAGAGCGACCGTACTGGAATTATTGGCGGAGCAACGGGAATTGCCGATTCGCGTGACGATTGGCCAAGGGCTCCCGAAAGGCGAGAAGATGGAGTGGATCTTGCAAAAGGGGACGGAACTAGGGGCGTACTCCTTTTTCCCGTTTTCATCAGAACGCACCATCGTCAAGCTGGATGCCAAAAAAGAAGCAAAAAAACTGGAGCGCTGGCGAAAGATTGTCAAGGAAGCAGCGGAACAGTCCCATCGAGATGTACTTCCTCAGCTGCTGTCTCCTGTTTCGTTCCGTGAAGCACTCGAAGCTGGTAAGCAGTACACCCGTTGCGCGATTGCCTATGAAAAAGAAGGCGGCACGACTATGCATCAGGTGCTGACGGAAATGACAGCGGATGACTCCCTGCTCGTTCTCATTGGTCCTGAGGGGGGCTTTTCCCCGGATGAGGTGGCACAAGCCGAAGCAAAAGGATTCCTTTCCGTATCGCTTGGACCTCGAATCCTGCGTACGGAAACGGCCAGTCAATTTGTTCTGGCCTGCGCTTCCTATCAGTTTGAACGGATGACTCCATCACCACGCTAA
- the mtaB gene encoding tRNA (N(6)-L-threonylcarbamoyladenosine(37)-C(2))-methylthiotransferase MtaB, with protein sequence MSTVAFHTLGCKVNSYETEAIWQLFKAEGYDRVDFEQDEADVYVINTCTVTNTGDKKSRQVIRRAIRRNPEAIVAVTGCYAQTSPSEIAQIPGVDIVVGTQGREKLIEYVNQIQVERQPINAVGNIMKAREFEELDVPNFTDRTRASLKIQEGCNNFCTFCIIPWARGLMRSRKPESVVEQAQKLVEAGYLEIVLTGIHTGGYGEDLEDYNLAKLLVDLHQVEGLKRIRISSIEASQITDEVIEVINNSDRVVRHLHVPLQAGDDEVLKRMRRKYTTAEFYERMVKVREALPGAAITTDVIVGFPGETEEQFMNGFEFIKKIGFAELHVFPYSMRTGTPAARMTDQIPEEEKHERVTKLLELNQQLTLSYSSQFVGDVLEVIPERPYKEAPDSGLLMGYSDNYLNVVFQGDESMIGKICKVRLDEPGSEYCKGTFVRVMENEKLPLLKERAI encoded by the coding sequence ATGTCTACCGTTGCTTTTCATACATTAGGCTGCAAAGTAAACAGCTATGAAACAGAGGCCATCTGGCAATTGTTCAAGGCGGAGGGCTATGATCGCGTCGATTTTGAACAAGATGAGGCCGACGTCTATGTGATCAATACTTGCACCGTTACCAATACAGGTGATAAAAAGAGTCGCCAGGTGATTCGCCGAGCGATTCGCCGCAACCCTGAAGCGATCGTCGCTGTAACAGGTTGCTATGCGCAAACCTCCCCGAGTGAAATTGCGCAAATTCCTGGGGTCGACATTGTCGTAGGGACACAGGGACGTGAAAAGCTGATTGAGTACGTGAATCAGATTCAGGTTGAACGTCAACCAATCAATGCCGTTGGAAACATCATGAAAGCTCGCGAGTTTGAGGAGCTGGATGTTCCTAACTTTACGGATCGCACACGCGCTTCCCTGAAAATCCAGGAAGGCTGCAATAACTTCTGTACGTTCTGCATTATTCCATGGGCGCGTGGGCTGATGCGCTCCCGCAAACCGGAGAGCGTCGTTGAACAGGCACAAAAGCTTGTGGAAGCAGGCTATCTGGAAATCGTTCTGACCGGGATTCATACGGGCGGTTACGGAGAGGATCTGGAAGACTACAACCTCGCGAAGCTGTTGGTTGACCTGCATCAAGTCGAAGGGCTGAAACGGATTCGCATCAGCTCGATCGAAGCGAGCCAGATTACCGATGAAGTGATCGAAGTCATCAACAATTCTGATCGTGTTGTACGCCATCTGCACGTGCCCCTTCAAGCAGGTGATGATGAAGTGCTGAAGCGAATGCGCCGCAAGTACACAACGGCAGAATTCTACGAAAGAATGGTCAAAGTTCGTGAAGCACTTCCGGGTGCAGCTATTACGACTGACGTGATTGTCGGTTTCCCAGGCGAGACGGAAGAACAGTTCATGAACGGCTTTGAGTTCATCAAGAAAATCGGTTTTGCAGAACTGCATGTGTTCCCGTACTCGATGCGTACTGGTACCCCGGCTGCTCGCATGACGGACCAGATTCCGGAAGAGGAAAAGCATGAGCGTGTTACCAAGCTTTTGGAACTGAATCAGCAATTGACGCTCTCCTACTCTTCTCAGTTCGTTGGTGACGTTCTGGAAGTCATTCCTGAGCGCCCGTACAAGGAAGCTCCGGACAGTGGGCTCCTCATGGGTTACTCCGACAACTACCTCAATGTCGTTTTCCAAGGCGACGAGAGCATGATCGGGAAAATTTGCAAAGTGCGTCTGGACGAACCAGGCTCTGAATATTGCAAAGGGACATTTGTACGTGTAATGGAAAACGAGAAGCTGCCCCTTTTGAAGGAGCGAGCCATATGA
- a CDS encoding NUDIX hydrolase, giving the protein MKEISAGGVVYREQDGEYMLLLIEDRYGKVTLAKGKQEIGETIEETALREVLEETGVAGRLGGKLDMITYVYHHPVTSEAVDKEVHYYLVEAYNTEITVQLEEINDVHWHPAAEAWALQQARGYRNNDKVFLLAFQQLGIEV; this is encoded by the coding sequence ATGAAGGAAATTTCGGCAGGAGGCGTTGTTTACCGCGAGCAAGACGGAGAATACATGCTTCTCTTGATCGAAGACCGCTATGGCAAAGTAACGTTAGCAAAAGGGAAGCAGGAAATAGGCGAGACCATAGAAGAGACAGCCCTGCGTGAAGTGCTGGAAGAGACCGGTGTTGCTGGGCGCCTGGGTGGCAAGCTGGACATGATTACGTATGTTTATCACCATCCAGTGACGTCAGAAGCAGTGGATAAGGAAGTCCATTACTATCTGGTGGAGGCTTATAATACCGAGATCACTGTGCAATTGGAAGAAATCAACGACGTTCACTGGCATCCGGCAGCGGAAGCGTGGGCACTCCAACAGGCGCGGGGATATCGAAATAATGACAAGGTTTTCCTCCTGGCTTTCCAACAATTAGGGATAGAGGTGTAA
- the deoC gene encoding deoxyribose-phosphate aldolase, whose product MNINKYIDHTLLKPETTAAMIDKLCAEAKEHDFASVCVNPYWVKRSASLLAGTDVKVCTVIGFPLGANTPEVKAAETRDAIANGATEVDMVLNVGALKSGDLETVKQDVATVKQAAGSVLLKVILETGLLTDEEKETACKLCVEAGADYVKTSTGFGPGGATVEDIALMRKTVGPDIGVKASGGVRDGEAAQAMISAGASRIGTSSGVSIVTGAKATGNGY is encoded by the coding sequence GTGAATATCAACAAATATATCGACCATACCTTACTGAAACCGGAAACGACCGCAGCGATGATTGACAAGCTGTGTGCTGAAGCAAAGGAGCACGATTTTGCTTCCGTTTGCGTCAACCCTTACTGGGTAAAGCGTTCTGCATCTTTGCTGGCAGGTACCGACGTGAAAGTCTGCACAGTGATTGGCTTTCCTCTGGGAGCGAATACGCCTGAGGTAAAAGCAGCGGAAACTCGTGATGCGATCGCAAATGGTGCTACAGAAGTAGATATGGTCTTGAACGTGGGAGCACTGAAATCGGGAGATCTGGAAACAGTCAAGCAGGATGTAGCGACTGTAAAGCAAGCAGCTGGATCCGTACTGCTCAAGGTCATCCTGGAGACAGGCTTGTTGACGGATGAAGAAAAAGAGACAGCTTGCAAGCTTTGCGTAGAAGCTGGTGCCGACTACGTCAAGACTTCCACTGGATTTGGACCAGGGGGAGCGACCGTAGAAGACATCGCTTTGATGCGCAAGACTGTCGGACCTGATATTGGTGTGAAAGCTTCGGGTGGCGTGCGTGACGGAGAAGCTGCTCAAGCGATGATCTCAGCTGGAGCGAGCCGTATCGGCACCAGCTCGGGCGTATCGATTGTGACTGGAGCAAAAGCGACAGGCAACGGATACTAG
- a CDS encoding CidA/LrgA family protein translates to MKIVQGILILLAFYGVGTMASKWLHIPMPGNLLGMLLLTLCLCMGWIRMDWVEQASAFLVRHMMLFFVPIIVGVASYMNWIAKDPWSIILSMVLGPMIVMLVTGRVVQWYLHRQKHKAEPSVKQEGRALDA, encoded by the coding sequence ATGAAGATCGTCCAGGGAATTCTGATCTTGCTCGCCTTTTACGGTGTAGGGACTATGGCGAGCAAGTGGCTGCACATACCCATGCCGGGCAATCTACTGGGAATGCTTCTATTGACACTGTGCTTGTGCATGGGCTGGATACGTATGGATTGGGTAGAACAGGCGAGTGCCTTTCTGGTTCGACACATGATGCTGTTTTTTGTGCCCATCATTGTGGGGGTAGCTTCATACATGAATTGGATTGCCAAAGACCCGTGGTCGATCATCTTGTCGATGGTGCTTGGCCCGATGATTGTCATGCTGGTAACCGGGAGAGTCGTTCAGTGGTATCTGCATCGCCAAAAGCATAAAGCAGAGCCTTCCGTGAAACAGGAAGGGAGGGCGCTCGATGCTTAG